The following DNA comes from Alnus glutinosa chromosome 6, dhAlnGlut1.1, whole genome shotgun sequence.
ATGATTTATGTTATGGGCCTAATATTTCTATATATCAAATGATTATAGTTGCAAATGATAactgtattttgaaaattgaacaTATACGATGGATTGTCACGTACGAATAGTGGGCATGAGTAAGGTATATAGGCTTGACCTTATAATCTATAGTTTTTTGCCTTGATAACTCTTTAAATAGCCAtgttaccatatatatatatatatagtaagatAATGGTGGTTTTAAGAAGGAAATCCTTTCTAAAATCCACCCTAGCACGCAAGTCCAAAATGGGCCCCGCTAAGATCGGCCAGTCCTTCCTACAAACAGAAAAGTAGAAGCTAGCCCTGCCTTTCTCATGCAAAATCTCCATTCATTAATTTTGTGATTATGATTGGAtaatggcattttttttttcgctagAAGGACACCCACTCCTtacctctatttttttatttttattattatttttttaagcaagTTGAAAAAAGGTTATAGGAAATCAAttaaaacactgaaaaataagTAGGCTTCTGATAATTGATTCAAAACTGAAATTACAACAACCAAATAGTAAAAAAtaggtccaaaaaaaaaaaaaaaaattataaaatttatccCGGGGTTGTGACAAATAATTCTGTAAGGtttcaaaaatgacaaaataataaaaatgtatgGTATGCTTATATAACGGATAACTCATTTCGGCTGATTTCCAGCAATTTTTTCGTTGGGGTCATTGTGAAAAATTGCACATTTatcttcaaaataataattgcgAAACATATTTCTAACTTATTGCCTCTTCCTAATCCTATTGATTGTTACGGGTCTCCATCACTacatgtaaataaaaaatggagttGAAGGTAATCGGTCGCTTCAAATTGATTAGAGAGGGTGGTCCATAACTTTGGGGGCGAACAATCCCTAAGCCAGCTAGAGGGGGCGGCCGAATCACCCCAAAGACCTAATGTGAGGGTGGCCGACTACCACCAACTACCATTAactcccatttttattttttatttttattttttaaaaaataaaaataaaaaaagaaaagcctttGATGGTGGGGTGCCGAGAGACTCGTAACTTTATTAACCTGGCTTTCGATAATTGATAACGACAATAATATTGTTGACATTGtttgatttattaattaattaaagatataTTTCTAATAGAATCAATTATGGAGGGTCCCATTTGGTATCTCCTTTTTCTATGAAACTAGTATATCATGGGCTTCGCCTGCACCATGCGCTTGCTAGCTATAATCTGGTCCCCAACAACTCCAAGGTCAAACATTGCCAGTTGCCAGTTGCCAGTTGCCACTACCGCCACCCCCTCCCCTCTGAAATTTCAAACCCTCCCCCACGATTCTCCCCCTCCATTGGAGACATCTTCAAACCCTTTCCTCTCTTATTGGCTAACCCAAACAAATACCAGTCCATATCCACTAATTAATCTAGCTttccgaagaaaaaaaaacacaagaataTATGCGCTTACAAAAAGGTCACGATTTCTCATTTATTTGTACGTCTTTGTCCTATTAGTTTGATTGCGTGAATAATTGAGAGAGCCAAAAAGACTGTTCACATTGAAACTCATGCTCCATATACGTACAAATTCATGTTGCCGTGAGTTGAAATTGGTCCTTTAAAGCTACGTGGATCTTTGAGGCCCTCAGGAACTTTGAAATGCATGTGCCACAATACTATACGTGCCATGTGCATTAAATGCCCGCATATCCCAAATTATAAGATTCTTTCCGATCACTtccaaaacaaacaatttttattttattatttttaagattgTTCAATTTCGATAAAATTTGCTGCATGTTCCGATCGTTTTCGAACAACAAATGTGAGAAAAATTTAACAAgatgagggtttttttttttttaatatatatatatatatagtgtttgaATTATTAGCATTACTGTACGGATTTTTAACTGTTCAATTTAGATATCCTGCTTGCTTTTGGTTACTTTTTGCCTTTAACAACAAGAAAGTATATATGATTTTGACACTCGTTTGTCAGTCCACTGGAGTTCAAAGTCTTCGTTGAAGCAAAAAAGTCGAGCAATCTACGGGAGCTAGCTAGGCAGGTTGAGAATGACGAATTCGAAAGTCACTCCCAAAATGGGATCGACCGTCCATTAATTCTAGAGAGGCTCgatctcaaacctttggaagtGAGCTGCTGATGATTCTCATAATTAATCATGATTCACAAgcaaaaaaatcataatttgtttttcttgatcTAAGGCATCAATTAGCTAGGATTAATTGATGCCTCATCAATTGCGATTGGCCGtcctattaattaattaattatacaaAGAATACAAATTCAGCTAACTGTTTACGTAAACGTCACATAGCACAATAACAAATTAAATTGTTTAGTGACTGATACTGTAAATGACATGTCATGTCATGTTGTAAAAAACTTTATAGTAAAAGTTGTGAAACCGAATCAGAATTCAAAAATCTTAATTAGCATAGTTTTATTGTTAAATTAAGATGTTAGTAGTCCTGCTGTACTGAGATTggatttcttaattaattaatttgcctttgataagtgtAACGATCCATCCTTaatgacataatattgttcACTTTTGATTCTCCGAATCAGACTACTCTAAGAGAAGCACGTTTGACTGCgaaattctgataggttcatgaccatcacggttTTAAAACGCATTGTATCAAGAATGAtatgtttatacatataagcacattttcATTTCCAAGCGATGTGAGTTGTCACAACAAAAGTAATGCATTTAATTGTGAGAGGGAAAAATGATGAATAGAAAATAACCATTAAGGCCTTGGGTGTCAAGATTGTTCACGAGCGATCGATCCAGTTACTATAACAGTAGCtgatagcatatatatatatatatataagtacagATCATGGCATAGATGGGCTCCGcagcagcatatatatatatatatatatgcatggcaGGAACTGGTAATAAATGAAGTGCGATGAAATAATGATGTGAAGTAAGTTACCATGTTGAGCAACAAGAGGGCAGCATGACAAAATGCCATGACTGCATGTCTGTCGAAAGCTATCCGGGGGTTTTGATCTGCGCGCACGCTCaccatatttaatttttcacgACAAGAATTTGTACAAGATGCATGCGTGTATCTGAAGCCATATCCGATGTTAACTGGAAAGAAGAGCGTAAAGGCCGGAATGTATGTCGTACATCTCAAGGGCTGTCTGAagtgtctttatttatttatttatttaaaaaaaatgatatacagGGAAAGAGAAACTACACACAAcctgaaagaaaagaaaaaaaacaggaGAACTACAGAGATAACAGCTAAAGGAGTTGTTTGAATTTTGGCCATAGTAGCCTATGCCGGCTAAAGTTGTCGATGTCCACATTCAATCATATATAGTAGTCGATGTCGGCTAAAAAGTCATTGCAATCTAAGTTTCGGTCATAACAGTCGATGTTCCAAATCAGATTATAGTAGTCATTCTTTAGCCCATTTGATGTTCAAGATCAACGATCGCTAATAGACTATTCATCTTGTGAGGGCATGATAAGGATAGAAATCCGGCCTTGATAATTTGATTACCttaaattaatgaatttaaatgatttgattaaatttagggatttagtttatatttgaaattattcaaatctttgtaaagctctataaatagagagtaTTGTAGTACTCaaatcaaatattaatgaaaGATGTAGCCTATAATGCTTTAACGTGTAGATGTAGGTCATATGCCAAACTACCTTAATCTCTAtgtctttctctctttcctttcaTCTCTTTATTTCATagatagaaatttcctacaaaccggtttgtaagaaatttcatacaatccacatataagaatgacatgtgtcatttaaacatgtgagaaacatatgttttttttattttttattaatgctattaaaaaagcctGGGAGAACCACgtgctattaaaataatttgtgCTTCTCATATattaagggacacatgtcaatcttatatgtgagttgtatgaaattttctacaaaccggtttgtaggaaatttctgtccttatttcattatgttttggaataaaataaaataaaataaaaaactatctataaattcattaaaaaaatatgaaaaaaccaGGGGTggaaattttatgatttttttttttttaagaaaaaaataattaatttttgttttcgaaTTTATTGtcatattgaaaaaaatttagggtcatttttgtctttttgctaggtttgggggacattgacaattttttgataatttgggaatattttctcaattgaaagtttgaggGGAATATTGTTAATTGAGTAGTAGTATAAAAGGGGTACATGgactttttcatatatataaatataataaggGTTATTAGAGATTACCACATCAATGCTGTGAAAtatttgtgagataaaaatatggtatttAGAGTGCTCACCAATGAAAGATGGCTACCAAATTGGTTTTCTTTTACAATGGGCCCAAGAGGTGATGGGGGAAAGTCACTCAACAGAATTGCTACCAAGTGCCAAGCAGCCAAGCTGGTTATTCAACACTCACCTGCTCTAAGCCCTTGTCACCTGCAACAATCATTTGCAAATTGCAAGCCATTTCTGGCGGATATCCGGGATCAAAATTTCTACAATAATGTCCATACAGAATCTATAATTAGTCATGACAACTtcttcatcctttttttttttttttttggaagattaGTCATGACAACTTATACTGATAGAATACCATATGGGTTatgtattattaattattttatttttttttatgtttttgacatgtccacacaagaggggagaTGAGAGAtccgaactagtgacctccgcttcatgaggcgtagtccctagccaattgagctaccccttggtgGCTAGTACGTGGTATCCCCactattttagaaattttctgATAAAGTACAGTCCATATGTCTCATGATATTTAGTGTGGTTTAATTAGCCACAAATTTTAAGTATTCAGTAATTTACTCCAAATAAGGAATTATTTGTAGAATTTAAATCAGAATTGATCTTTATTCTGATTCTTATTCATTGATCGGAAGAATAAACAAGGTAAAATTCTGATTAAGGTCCCTGACCCGGCCTCCTATAAATACAGAGCATGTATATTCCATTGCAACAATAGGCATAGATCATAAAATACCTCTCTACTAAAATATTTATCAAAGTTTCTATTGATGAGGTTATTGGATTCAGTTGAGCAAATATGACTGCGTATTTTAAGCATAacaatatttgttttgtatGCTAACACACACCGTCGGTATTGCAATGACGGCTTTGGCTGATACATGCACCATGCCAATCAAGAGTTTCCATATTGTGCTGTTGGGCATGTCCTTGCGTTAATTTTGTACTAAAATATTGGAGGGCCATGCAGTTCATAAATTGGAGATCCCAACCACCTGACAACTTCACTCAATCATGAGGTTTATCAGAAAGAACAACCTTATAACAAATTCAGAGTGAAGACACCCAACAAAAGACCCATCATCTATCAGTCCCGAGGGGTTAACTCTTAACAACTTCCCAGGTCCCGCCATCTGAGGTAGACCAGACCAGCTTGATACTGTGTGTAGGCCCCTGCCACAACCAAGACATGAAAAAGCTGGTGACTATGGCCTGCAATATCAAACTTGCCGGGTCTCCACCGCTCCGGTATCCTTGTCGCATAAATCAACGCTCCTAATCCATATAAAGCCCCCATTAATATCTCATAACCGGTAGTCTGGAGGGCCTCCGGCAGATGCTTGTACAATATTAGCTTGTGAACTATAGGTGCCACTCCTGACATGCTCATTCCAAAGAAGAGGGAAGCTCGGTAGCCCCGGAACTTTGGTTTATGGAAGGCTGGGAGGGAAGAGAAAACAATTGTGGCAAGAGCTGAGATTGTTATGATGCTTAAATAGAGGTTGCAGAAGACGGGGTCACACATGAAAGAGTAGTAGACAGGAGGGTAAAAGGAAGTTGCAATCAGAGCTGCAATGCCTGCGTAGTCAAGTCTGATCATTATGCAAGAAAGGTGTTGTGAGTGGCAAGAGAGGAGATGACACATGCTGCTGGCTAGCAAACAGAACATAGCTCCACataagaagatgaagaaaggcCACCTTGTGATTGGCTGGATCATAAGGGGTGCCACCATGTTCACCACATCATATTTCACACCATGCTGCAATAATGAAACAAGTAAAGGCATTACTTCCATGGAGGTAGAGCAAGCTAACAGTGAGCTAGAAGAACCATTACCAAAACATATTTGACATTGTACTACCAGAAACTTCAACTAAGGAACACAAACAATTCATCAAAATGTACTTTAGGATAATGTATGTTGTTTAAAACTTCAAAATCATGTGCATGAGCCTGCAAGAGGGATCGGAATTTTCACCCATTGCTTAACAAACTAAAATACCGATGCAAAATAACCCTTATCTAATCTATTTGCCTGGGTCTTTCTGCTACTGATGTTTTTGATGAATATATTGTCTCCTATGATCAACTGGTGGTTCTAAAAGCAATAGGAGAGGAATAAAACAATAGGAAAACTCCAAATTAGTTTGCAGAGATAAGTGCACGTTATTTGTTGATACCAAATTAAACACAATACTGTTAAGAAGCAACAAAGTAAAATGCACAGAAATGCTGACCATGAATAATCATAATTAGAAGGCACAAAAATAATTTAGCTACAAATTCTTTAGCCTTTAActtgttgaaagaaaaagaaccgcAAACACAGGCTgacttgaaaagaaaagagagaatcaACCACATTACTGACCATGCCTGAGCGTTATACCAGCATAAAGAGGTCTTAGTAAATGGCCTTATAAGACAACAACTCTATTACATAACCATCACCATGCAATTAAGCACTCTTCTAGCCTGAGAATTCTACTTGGAGAATTCTTTCTTATGctattcttacaaaaaaaacaaatatctaTACAACACCTTTT
Coding sequences within:
- the LOC133872060 gene encoding heptahelical transmembrane protein 4-like yields the protein MIGDGHGEWIASSETYYNIFDCDGGDSVCLHKGKEKRWRKKVKYQLLGYHSLPGFLRDNEFILGYYRSEWPLKQVFLSIFSVHNETLNIWTHLIGFFLFLCLTIYTAMKAPTVMDLKSLQRFSDMVKGADLHKIHSELLKCLPSLHKMPGFHKLKDELRTSFPSADFLYSLSDWHIVQLLTKCLPDRFPQHGVKYDVVNMVAPLMIQPITRWPFFIFLCGAMFCLLASSMCHLLSCHSQHLSCIMIRLDYAGIAALIATSFYPPVYYSFMCDPVFCNLYLSIITISALATIVFSSLPAFHKPKFRGYRASLFFGMSMSGVAPIVHKLILYKHLPEALQTTGYEILMGALYGLGALIYATRIPERWRPGKFDIAGHSHQLFHVLVVAGAYTQYQAGLVYLRWRDLGSC